One window of Nostoc sp. C052 genomic DNA carries:
- a CDS encoding SDR family NAD(P)-dependent oxidoreductase, with protein MTQTAQLSPSSVFVVSGGAKGITAECTIRLAQQQPCKFILLGRSELLETEPDYAQNSDDSALKKCIMENLLSQGEKPTPMNVQKIYNKITSSREIKKTLAAIEKTGAKAEYISVDVTDTPALQEKLATAVQHLGPITGIIHGAGNLADKLIEKKTEEDFEKVYTAKVQGLENLLTCVNPNQLQHLVLFSSVTGFYGNPGQSDYAIANEILNKSAHIFKQSYPSCHVVAINWGAWDSGMVTAELKKIFQERKIEIIPIAVGAQMLVKEMNNSNHATAQVVIGSPLVPLAAELDSELRTYRIRRQMTLEANPFLHDHTIAGSPVLPATCAMTWIINASEQLYPGYRLFNYQDFRVLKGITFNETLAKEHILEIEEISKVNLERIELKAKISSKNPQGRIHFHFSAQLNLQREIPDVPTYESLNLKEDNIITATGKDFYQNGGATLFHGPAFQEIKRVLNISPEKITTECLWPELSAQEQGQFPVQWVNPYTTDLSMHALWVWTQHFHEEGCLPGKVEKFEQFAMIPHNETFYVSCEVLSKTPSSAIANFIIHDRQGKIYSRMLGAHAIIWSMKMLRS; from the coding sequence ATGACACAAACAGCCCAGCTTAGTCCATCATCTGTCTTTGTCGTGAGCGGCGGTGCAAAAGGGATTACGGCTGAGTGTACTATCAGATTAGCCCAACAGCAACCCTGCAAATTCATCCTCCTCGGTCGCTCCGAACTATTAGAAACCGAGCCAGATTATGCCCAAAATTCTGATGACTCCGCATTGAAAAAATGCATCATGGAAAATCTTCTTTCTCAAGGAGAGAAGCCTACACCCATGAATGTGCAAAAAATATATAACAAAATTACCTCCAGCCGCGAGATTAAAAAGACCCTAGCAGCAATTGAAAAAACCGGAGCTAAAGCCGAATATATCAGCGTCGATGTCACAGATACGCCAGCTTTACAAGAAAAACTTGCCACTGCTGTGCAACATCTCGGCCCAATTACCGGAATCATCCACGGTGCGGGAAACTTAGCTGATAAGTTAATTGAAAAGAAAACAGAAGAGGATTTTGAAAAAGTTTATACCGCCAAAGTTCAAGGTTTAGAAAACCTGCTAACTTGCGTCAACCCTAATCAACTTCAGCATTTAGTTTTGTTTTCTTCAGTAACAGGCTTTTACGGAAATCCTGGACAATCTGATTATGCGATCGCAAATGAAATTCTGAACAAATCAGCCCATATATTTAAGCAAAGTTATCCCTCATGTCATGTAGTCGCTATCAACTGGGGCGCTTGGGACAGTGGCATGGTGACAGCAGAATTAAAGAAGATTTTTCAAGAGCGAAAAATTGAAATAATTCCCATTGCAGTCGGGGCGCAAATGCTCGTTAAGGAAATGAATAATTCCAACCATGCAACCGCACAAGTTGTGATTGGTAGTCCACTAGTTCCCCTGGCGGCGGAGTTAGATTCAGAACTACGAACTTATCGGATTCGTCGCCAAATGACATTGGAGGCTAATCCATTTTTGCACGATCATACGATTGCTGGTTCTCCAGTTTTACCAGCAACTTGTGCAATGACCTGGATTATTAATGCTTCTGAACAATTATATCCTGGTTATCGGTTGTTTAATTACCAAGATTTTAGAGTTTTAAAGGGGATTACTTTCAATGAAACATTAGCAAAGGAACATATTTTAGAAATAGAAGAAATTTCTAAAGTTAATCTTGAAAGAATCGAACTTAAAGCCAAAATTTCAAGTAAAAACCCACAAGGCAGAATCCATTTTCATTTTAGCGCCCAACTCAATCTCCAGCGAGAAATCCCAGATGTACCCACTTATGAATCTCTCAATCTCAAAGAAGATAATATCATCACCGCTACAGGAAAAGATTTTTACCAAAATGGTGGGGCTACATTATTTCATGGCCCGGCTTTCCAAGAAATCAAAAGAGTTTTAAACATCAGCCCTGAAAAAATTACTACAGAATGTCTGTGGCCAGAACTCAGCGCACAGGAACAAGGACAATTCCCCGTGCAATGGGTTAATCCTTACACCACTGACTTGAGTATGCACGCCTTATGGGTTTGGACACAACACTTTCATGAAGAAGGTTGTTTACCTGGAAAAGTAGAAAAATTTGAACAATTTGCAATGATACCACATAACGAAACATTTTACGTTTCGTGTGAAGTACTATCTAAGACACCAAGTAGTGCGATCGCAAACTTCATAATACACGATCGCCAGGGAAAAATATACTCAAGAATGCTCGGCGCTCACGCCATTATTTGGTCAATGAAAATGCTCAGAAGCTAG